CTGAAGTCTGCCCGGCGATTGCGGCCGGCTACTGATGAAGGCGTCTTGTACTGGAGCGCCATCTACGTCCCGATCATCGTCGCCATGGCCGCCAGCCAGGATGTCGCCCGTGCCATGAGCGGCGGAGCGGCTGCGATCGTGGCCGGCGTGCTGGTGGTGGCCGTGGCGTTTGCCCTCGTGCCTGTGGTCGGCCGGATTGGCCGCCCCGCCCCCACTACAGAATCCGGGGAAGAAGCGTGACCGAATTACTGAACGAGTTGCAGTTGGCGCTGACGTCCTACGCGCTGGTGACGGCCTTCGCGTTGGTGGGGCTGACGGTGCTGGTTTCCTACTGGTTTTCCCGGAGATTTACCGCCGGCCGGGTGCATGGCTCCGCCATCGCCATCATGATCGGGCTGGCGATGGCGTATGTGGGCGGCGTGATGACGGGTGGGTCTAAAGGCGTGGCGGATTTTCCGATGCTGGCGGGAGTAGGCTTGATGGGCGGCGCCATGCTGCGGGACCTGGCCATCGTGGCGACGGCCTTCGGCGTCCGGATGGAGGAGTTCAGGTCGACCGGGCTGAGCGGGGTTGTGTCGCTGCTCGCCGGCATGGTGTCGGCCTTTATCATTGGCGGAATAGTGGCGTACGTCGCGGGGTATCGCGATGCGGTGAGTGTGACGACCATCGCGGCCGGCGCGGCGACGTTTATCGTGGGGCCTGTGACGGGATCGGCTCTCGGGGCATCGTCCGACGTGATCGCCCTCAGTATTGCCGTCGGACTC
This DNA window, taken from Rhodothermales bacterium, encodes the following:
- the madM gene encoding malonate transporter subunit MadM, coding for MTELLNELQLALTSYALVTAFALVGLTVLVSYWFSRRFTAGRVHGSAIAIMIGLAMAYVGGVMTGGSKGVADFPMLAGVGLMGGAMLRDLAIVATAFGVRMEEFRSTGLSGVVSLLAGMVSAFIIGGIVAYVAGYRDAVSVTTIAAGAATFIVGPVTGSALGASSDVIALSIAVGLVKAVVVMIGTPFVAKYIGLDNPRSALIFGGLVGTTSGVAGGLAATDAKLVPYGAMTATFYTGIGCLLGPSLFYMVIRALLGP
- a CDS encoding malonate transporter subunit MadL translates to LKSARRLRPATDEGVLYWSAIYVPIIVAMAASQDVARAMSGGAAAIVAGVLVVAVAFALVPVVGRIGRPAPTTESGEEA